In bacterium, the genomic stretch ATCTGGTATTTTTTTATCTGCTTTTTTTAAAGCATCTATTAAGTACAAAGAAAGAGTTATACCACCAGTTATAAATGCAGTTGCTAAATTTTTCTCTTTTAAATTTTCCTCCAAAATTTTTTCTACCTCTTTTGACCAGTCAAAATTACTTTCCAGAATTACTTCGTTATGTTGTATTTTCCTTTTTTTACAATAATTCATAAATTCTTCATATCTTTCATAAGTATCATGACTTTCAATACTACCTCCAATAAAAAATATATTTTTATGTCCAAGAGAAATAAGATATTCAACTGCCTGTCTCATCCCACCTTTATTATCAGAAGCGACATAGTTTATATCTTTTCTTTCTAAATTTGCTCCAATTACAACAGATGGGATTGAATATTTACTTAACCTATTTATAAGTTCATTGTCATTTCTTTTTGGATTTAGAACTATAATTCCAGAAGATTCTTTCGTCACTTCTGCATATTCTATTTCTTCTTTCTGCCAGTTTTTTAAGAGTATTGTATATCCATTTTTTGTTGCTTCTTTTCTTAACTCTCTTAATAAAATATCTTCATAAGTATTTTGGGATATTTCTGATTCATTGTGAAAATNNNNNNNNNNNNNNNNNNNNNNNNNNNNNNNNNNNNNNNNNNNNNNNNNNNNNNNNNNNNNNNNNNNNNNNNNNNNNNNNNNNNNNNNNNNNNNNNNNNNGCTATAAAGAGTAAAAACAAAGGGTATTTGGGAAGACAAAAAAAAAGGATAATAAATTTCGTATTCTGAAAAGGTATGGGAAAGTGGACTTTCCCATATTTATAATAATGTATTTTCGTATTGGGGGTATCGTTGGGAAGAGGGGAAGCACCCCTGTCCCAAGAGCGAAGGCGACGAATACGGGTTGATTCCCGTACCCCGCTATAAAGAGTAAAAACAAAGGGTATTTGGGAAGACAAAAAAAAAGGATAATAATTTCCGTTTTCTGAAAAGGTATGGGAAAAGAGTAAAAGCAACGAATACGGGTTTCCGCCAAAAGACGCGTCGGATAAACTATATCCCTTACCCCGCTATAATATGAAGGAGATAAAATGAAAGTTGAAATAATAAAAAAATCAGAATTAGGTAGAGAATTGAATTTTATAGTTGAAAAGGAAGTTGTTGATGAAACAAAAAGAAAAATATTAGATGAAATAAAAAAAGATGCTGAAATAGATGGATTTAGAAAAGGGAAAGCACCAGATGACTTGATAGAAAAAAAGTACTCTTCAGCAATTCAGGAACAACTTTTGAGAAAATTAATCACAGATTCATATATAAATGCAATAAAAGAAAATAATTTTAATCCTATTGTTGAACCCGATGTTTATGATGCGAAATTTGATGATAATGGAAATTTATTGTTTAAAATATACATAGAGGAAAGACCGGATGTCAAAATAGAGA encodes the following:
- a CDS encoding substrate-binding domain-containing protein is translated as FHNESEISQNTYEDILLRELRKEATKNGYTILLKNWQKEEIEYAEVTKESSGIIVLNPKRNDNELINRLSKYSIPSVVIGANLERKDINYVASDNKGGMRQAVEYLISLGHKNIFFIGGSIESHDTYERYEEFMNYCKKRKIQHNEVILESNFDWSKEVEKILEENLKEKNLATAFITGGITLSLYLIDALKKADKKIPDDISLIGFDEFPICSHITPPLTTIYQPIELLAKKGFEILEEEKKKKNKKRKQVILETKLIIRESVKRR